From the genome of Denticeps clupeoides chromosome 4, fDenClu1.1, whole genome shotgun sequence, one region includes:
- the pax5 gene encoding paired box protein Pax-5 isoform X1: protein MEIHCKHDPFAAMHRHGGVNQLGGVFVNGRPLPDVVRQRIVELAHQGVRPCDISRQLRVSHGCVSKILGRYYETGSIRPGVIGGSKPKVATPKVVDKIADYKRQNPTMFAWEIRDRLLAERVCDNDSVPSVSSINRIIRTKVQQSPGQTGPVSTHNLASKVAVTQVSAASSDTAGSSYSISGILGINSATDANKRKREEALQDSPLANGHSHNGRDFLRKQMRGELFTQQQLEVLDPVFDRQPFPELYHTLEPSKSTQTSDYSAMASLAGGLEDMKNNLSNQTGAELGASVSGPQSYPLVSGRDLASTTLPGYPPHVPPTGQGSYSAPSLTGMVPGGDFSGSPYSHPQYSTYNESWRFPNPSLLVLQQDYGSLLGSEMGCSSGLFTSQATQITGSPYYYSAATRGAGPAAAATASAYDRH, encoded by the exons ATGGAGATCCACTGCAAGCACGACCCGTTCGCAGCGATGCACA GGCATGGCGGGGTGAACCAGCTGGGCGGGGTGTTCGTGAACGGCCGCCCCCTGCCCGACGTGGTGCGCCAGCGGATAGTGGAGCTGGCCCACCAGGGCGTCCGGCCCTGCGACATCTCCAGGCAGCTGAGGGTGAGCCACGGCTGCGTCAGCAAGATACTGGGCAG GTACTACGAGACGGGCAGCATCAGGCCCGGGGTGATCGGGGGATCCAAGCCAAAGGTTGCTACACCAAAAGTCGTCGACAAAATCGCTGATTACAAACGCCAAAACCCCACCATGTTTGCCTGGGAGATCCGGGACCGACTCCTTGCCGAGCGAGTGTGTGACAACGACAGCGTGCCCAGCGTCAGCTCCATTAACAG GATCATTCGCACTAAAGTTCAGCAGTCTCCTGGTCAGACAGGTCCGGTCTCAACTCACAACTTAG CCTCCAAAGTCGCAGTGACGCAGGTGTCTGCGGCCAGCAGCGACACCGCCGGCTCCTCCTACTCCATCAGCGGCATTCTGGGTATCAACTCTGCCACTGATGCCAacaagaggaagagagaggaag CACTTCAGGACTCTCCACTGGCAAATGGCCACTCCCACAATGGAAGGGACTTCCTGAGGAAGCAGATGAGGGGGGAGTTATTCACGCAGCAGCAGCTTGAGGTATTGGACCCTGTGTTTGACAGGCAGCCCTTCCCTGAACTCTACCATACCCTCGAACCCAGCAAGTCCACACAG ACGTCGGATTACTCAGCCATGGCATCGCTGGCCGGCGGACTGGAGGACATGAAAAACAACTTATCCAATCAGACGGGAGCGGAGCTGGGGGCCAGTGTTTCAGGGCCACAGTCTTACCCGCTCGTGTCAG GTCGCGACCTTGCCAGCACCACGTTGCCTGGTTACCCTCCTCACGTTCCTCCGACAGGACAGGGCAGCTACTCTGCCCCTTCACTCACTGGCATGGTACCTG GTGGAGACTTTTCAGGCAGTCCGTATTCTCACCCTCAGTATTCTACATACAACGAGTCATGGAGATTCCCAAATCCCAGCCTGTTAG TGTTGCAGCAGGACTACGGCTCCCTTCTGGGCTCTGAAATGGGCTGCAGCTCGGGTCTGTTCACCAGCCAGGCCACACAGATCACAG GGTCTCCGTATTACTACAGTGCAGCCACGCGAGGGGCAGGACCCGCAGCCGCAGCCACTGCCAGCGCCTACGACCGCCATTAA
- the pax5 gene encoding paired box protein Pax-5 isoform X2, which translates to MDTELRAARSGHGGVNQLGGVFVNGRPLPDVVRQRIVELAHQGVRPCDISRQLRVSHGCVSKILGRYYETGSIRPGVIGGSKPKVATPKVVDKIADYKRQNPTMFAWEIRDRLLAERVCDNDSVPSVSSINRIIRTKVQQSPGQTGPVSTHNLASKVAVTQVSAASSDTAGSSYSISGILGINSATDANKRKREEALQDSPLANGHSHNGRDFLRKQMRGELFTQQQLEVLDPVFDRQPFPELYHTLEPSKSTQTSDYSAMASLAGGLEDMKNNLSNQTGAELGASVSGPQSYPLVSGRDLASTTLPGYPPHVPPTGQGSYSAPSLTGMVPGGDFSGSPYSHPQYSTYNESWRFPNPSLLVLQQDYGSLLGSEMGCSSGLFTSQATQITGSPYYYSAATRGAGPAAAATASAYDRH; encoded by the exons GGCATGGCGGGGTGAACCAGCTGGGCGGGGTGTTCGTGAACGGCCGCCCCCTGCCCGACGTGGTGCGCCAGCGGATAGTGGAGCTGGCCCACCAGGGCGTCCGGCCCTGCGACATCTCCAGGCAGCTGAGGGTGAGCCACGGCTGCGTCAGCAAGATACTGGGCAG GTACTACGAGACGGGCAGCATCAGGCCCGGGGTGATCGGGGGATCCAAGCCAAAGGTTGCTACACCAAAAGTCGTCGACAAAATCGCTGATTACAAACGCCAAAACCCCACCATGTTTGCCTGGGAGATCCGGGACCGACTCCTTGCCGAGCGAGTGTGTGACAACGACAGCGTGCCCAGCGTCAGCTCCATTAACAG GATCATTCGCACTAAAGTTCAGCAGTCTCCTGGTCAGACAGGTCCGGTCTCAACTCACAACTTAG CCTCCAAAGTCGCAGTGACGCAGGTGTCTGCGGCCAGCAGCGACACCGCCGGCTCCTCCTACTCCATCAGCGGCATTCTGGGTATCAACTCTGCCACTGATGCCAacaagaggaagagagaggaag CACTTCAGGACTCTCCACTGGCAAATGGCCACTCCCACAATGGAAGGGACTTCCTGAGGAAGCAGATGAGGGGGGAGTTATTCACGCAGCAGCAGCTTGAGGTATTGGACCCTGTGTTTGACAGGCAGCCCTTCCCTGAACTCTACCATACCCTCGAACCCAGCAAGTCCACACAG ACGTCGGATTACTCAGCCATGGCATCGCTGGCCGGCGGACTGGAGGACATGAAAAACAACTTATCCAATCAGACGGGAGCGGAGCTGGGGGCCAGTGTTTCAGGGCCACAGTCTTACCCGCTCGTGTCAG GTCGCGACCTTGCCAGCACCACGTTGCCTGGTTACCCTCCTCACGTTCCTCCGACAGGACAGGGCAGCTACTCTGCCCCTTCACTCACTGGCATGGTACCTG GTGGAGACTTTTCAGGCAGTCCGTATTCTCACCCTCAGTATTCTACATACAACGAGTCATGGAGATTCCCAAATCCCAGCCTGTTAG TGTTGCAGCAGGACTACGGCTCCCTTCTGGGCTCTGAAATGGGCTGCAGCTCGGGTCTGTTCACCAGCCAGGCCACACAGATCACAG GGTCTCCGTATTACTACAGTGCAGCCACGCGAGGGGCAGGACCCGCAGCCGCAGCCACTGCCAGCGCCTACGACCGCCATTAA